Proteins encoded by one window of Candidatus Caldatribacterium sp.:
- the glmM gene encoding phosphoglucosamine mutase encodes MPKLFGTFGIRRVANEALTPEMATRLALSFGTFIEGESVVVGRDARKHSEMLYNAVVAGFLSAGCQVVELGVTATPALQWACREWQMWGAMVTASHNPPEWNGIKFMEKSGKGLDREKEVEVERIFFAETFRRASWSEIRQETLKRDIRWDYIAAIISRVDSTAIRKKNFRVVLDCANGAPSLITPYLLSELGCRVVSLNAHPDGNFPGRNPEPTPENLKDITTLIRHGDFDLGFAQDGDGDRLIVITEKGEFVPGDLSVSLVARELAARPIPGPIVTTVATTHILQEIARATNREVITTAVGDLVVAKALQEHGGIFGCEENGGMIFPDFVWGRDGAMAAAFILHILATREKPLSELLKELPPYYQVKKKVAIDPEKRDVVLQAVDKATAQEKNRITIDGFKVIFEDGSWVLVRPSGTEPLIRVFAEAKEKERAEALVSKYLGLIEKAQK; translated from the coding sequence ATGCCGAAGCTCTTTGGAACTTTTGGCATACGGCGCGTCGCAAACGAAGCCCTGACTCCCGAGATGGCCACAAGACTCGCCCTGAGCTTTGGAACCTTCATTGAAGGGGAAAGCGTAGTTGTGGGACGTGATGCCCGAAAGCACAGCGAAATGCTCTACAACGCCGTCGTTGCCGGGTTTCTCTCCGCAGGGTGCCAGGTGGTGGAACTCGGGGTTACGGCAACGCCGGCCCTCCAGTGGGCTTGCCGGGAATGGCAGATGTGGGGGGCGATGGTCACAGCAAGCCACAACCCTCCTGAGTGGAACGGCATCAAGTTCATGGAGAAAAGCGGCAAGGGCCTCGATCGGGAAAAGGAAGTGGAAGTTGAGCGCATCTTCTTTGCCGAGACCTTTCGTCGAGCCTCCTGGTCTGAAATCCGTCAGGAAACCCTGAAGCGGGATATCCGCTGGGACTACATTGCTGCCATCATATCCCGCGTCGACAGCACAGCTATCCGAAAGAAAAACTTCCGCGTTGTTCTTGACTGTGCTAATGGTGCTCCCTCCCTCATCACGCCCTACCTTCTCTCGGAGTTGGGATGCCGTGTCGTGAGCCTCAATGCGCATCCTGATGGGAACTTCCCGGGAAGGAATCCCGAACCCACTCCCGAAAACCTTAAGGATATCACCACTCTCATTCGTCATGGTGACTTCGATCTCGGCTTTGCCCAGGATGGTGATGGAGACCGGCTCATCGTGATTACCGAAAAGGGGGAATTCGTACCCGGGGACTTGAGTGTGAGCCTCGTTGCTCGGGAACTCGCAGCGCGACCCATCCCTGGTCCCATCGTGACAACGGTTGCCACCACCCACATTCTCCAGGAGATTGCTCGGGCCACCAACCGTGAGGTCATCACCACCGCCGTAGGGGACCTCGTGGTGGCAAAGGCTCTCCAGGAACACGGAGGAATCTTTGGCTGCGAGGAGAACGGCGGAATGATTTTCCCGGATTTCGTCTGGGGGCGAGATGGTGCAATGGCTGCGGCGTTCATCCTCCATATCCTTGCCACCCGGGAGAAACCCCTGAGTGAGCTTTTAAAAGAGCTTCCACCATACTACCAGGTCAAGAAGAAAGTTGCCATTGATCCTGAGAAAAGGGATGTCGTGCTCCAGGCGGTAGACAAAGCCACGGCCCAAGAAAAGAACCGCATAACCATTGATGGCTTTAAAGTCATCTTTGAAGATGGGAGCTGGGTTCTTGTCCGACCTTCAGGAACCGAACCCCTCATTCGGGTCTTTGCAGAAGCAAAAGAAAAGGAAAGGGCAGAAGCTCTGGTTTCCAAGTACCTCGGCCTCATCGAAAAAGCCCAAAAGTGA
- a CDS encoding zinc ABC transporter substrate-binding protein encodes MRWLSGILIPLLLGQALALTVGASIPPLCSLVAQVGGDRVKVVQLVPNGANPHTYEPTPSDVARVAQAEAFFLIGLGFDSYLEKIIKAARGEKAPVFYVSSGLELLAEGGEHKEANPHVWLSLRNAQKILENIAQSLALLDPEGERLYKENAQKYAQVLGELDARFAKEFSSLPSCSFVATHASLSYLARDYGLLEVGILEKAPGYEPTPRELAELVTLMKEKNTRVIVVEPQFSTKAAQVLAKEAEAVLVFFDPLGSFPDTPYHVLMEENLRKFVEALRNTRNGESGH; translated from the coding sequence ATTCGCTGGCTTTCCGGAATCCTCATTCCCCTCCTTCTTGGACAGGCTCTGGCCCTCACCGTTGGAGCGTCCATTCCTCCTCTCTGCAGCCTCGTTGCTCAGGTCGGGGGGGACCGGGTGAAGGTCGTGCAGCTTGTTCCCAATGGAGCCAATCCCCACACCTACGAGCCTACTCCTTCAGACGTTGCCAGGGTAGCACAGGCTGAGGCTTTTTTCCTCATCGGTCTTGGCTTTGATTCCTACCTTGAGAAAATCATCAAGGCGGCAAGGGGGGAGAAAGCACCGGTGTTCTACGTGTCTTCTGGACTCGAACTCCTTGCAGAAGGAGGAGAGCACAAGGAAGCGAATCCCCACGTCTGGCTTTCCCTGCGGAATGCCCAGAAGATTCTCGAGAATATTGCCCAAAGTCTTGCGCTCCTTGATCCCGAGGGGGAAAGATTGTACAAGGAGAATGCCCAAAAATACGCCCAAGTCCTCGGGGAACTCGATGCTCGATTTGCGAAAGAGTTCTCTTCCCTCCCTTCTTGTTCCTTTGTGGCTACCCATGCCTCGTTGAGTTACCTCGCTCGAGACTATGGACTCCTCGAGGTTGGGATTCTTGAGAAAGCCCCAGGATATGAGCCCACACCAAGGGAGCTTGCGGAACTCGTAACCCTCATGAAGGAAAAGAATACTCGGGTTATCGTCGTTGAGCCCCAGTTCAGTACCAAGGCGGCTCAGGTCCTCGCGAAAGAGGCAGAAGCTGTCCTTGTCTTTTTCGACCCCCTGGGAAGCTTCCCCGACACCCCCTACCACGTTCTCATGGAGGAAAACCTCAGAAAGTTCGTTGAAGCTCTGAGAAATACCAGAAATGGCGAATCCGGTCATTGA
- a CDS encoding D-tyrosyl-tRNA(Tyr) deacylase, with translation MRAVVQRVQKAAVRVDGKIVGAIDQGLLVFLGVGKDDTEKDLEFMVRKIPRLRVFEDEEGKMNRSLLDVQGAVLCVSQFTLYGDCRRGLRPSFDEAAPPDMARHYYEEFLRRLQEEGVPVASGIFGAFMEVELVNDGPVTILLESKERRRK, from the coding sequence ATGAGGGCCGTGGTGCAACGGGTTCAAAAAGCTGCTGTTCGAGTGGATGGGAAAATCGTTGGAGCCATTGACCAGGGACTTTTGGTCTTCCTTGGGGTTGGGAAGGACGACACGGAAAAGGACCTCGAGTTCATGGTGCGGAAAATTCCGCGCCTTCGGGTTTTTGAGGACGAGGAGGGGAAGATGAACCGGAGTCTCCTCGATGTTCAGGGGGCCGTGCTCTGTGTATCTCAGTTCACCCTCTATGGGGACTGTCGCCGGGGATTGCGTCCGAGCTTTGACGAAGCAGCGCCTCCGGATATGGCGAGGCACTACTATGAGGAGTTCTTGCGCCGCTTGCAAGAAGAAGGAGTTCCAGTGGCAAGCGGAATTTTCGGTGCCTTTATGGAAGTAGAGCTTGTGAACGACGGCCCGGTCACAATCCTTCTTGAGAGCAAGGAAAGGAGGAGAAAATGA
- a CDS encoding metal ABC transporter permease, translated as MSILSLGFMQRAFLAGCLVGTLCALVGVFVVLKRLSFMGAGISHAAFGGVALGYVLGINPTLSAFFFCILASLGIAVLSRHRRLKEDTLIGIVFASTMALGAFLIGVGRIRNVDLFGYLFGNILAITREDLLFALVTTSVVLVLLFAFYKEFLIATLDPEGGKASGVPTEAFSYLLVVLVAAVVVVTMRLVGIVLASALLVLPAATALQRARTVPQVMLFALFDGIAISLGGLFLAYLLDAPAGATIVLIGTGVFLGVSISSSFPRRG; from the coding sequence ATGAGCATCCTGAGCCTCGGCTTCATGCAGCGGGCTTTCCTTGCAGGATGCCTTGTGGGGACACTCTGCGCTCTCGTGGGGGTTTTCGTGGTCCTCAAGCGCTTATCCTTCATGGGGGCAGGGATATCCCATGCCGCTTTTGGGGGTGTGGCCCTCGGGTACGTCCTCGGAATAAACCCTACCCTTTCGGCTTTTTTCTTCTGTATCCTCGCAAGCCTTGGCATAGCTGTCCTCTCGAGACACCGACGCCTCAAAGAGGACACCCTCATCGGCATCGTTTTTGCAAGCACCATGGCCTTGGGGGCATTCCTCATTGGAGTGGGGAGGATACGAAATGTGGACCTCTTCGGGTACCTTTTCGGCAACATCCTTGCCATCACAAGAGAAGACCTCCTCTTTGCCCTTGTTACAACTTCAGTGGTCCTTGTCCTCCTTTTCGCCTTCTACAAAGAATTCCTCATCGCTACCTTAGACCCTGAAGGAGGAAAGGCAAGTGGTGTTCCTACCGAAGCCTTCTCGTACCTTCTTGTGGTGCTTGTGGCGGCAGTGGTTGTGGTAACCATGCGGCTTGTGGGGATTGTGCTTGCCTCGGCTCTCCTTGTGCTTCCTGCGGCAACCGCCCTCCAGAGAGCGCGAACCGTGCCTCAGGTCATGCTCTTTGCCCTTTTTGACGGCATCGCCATATCGCTTGGGGGACTCTTCCTTGCGTACCTTCTCGATGCTCCCGCGGGGGCGACGATTGTTCTCATCGGAACAGGGGTGTTCTTGGGGGTTTCTATTTCTTCTTCATTTCCCAGGCGAGGATAA
- a CDS encoding MBL fold metallo-hydrolase, whose protein sequence is MKLAFERFVLGDFATNCYVIHNGKEAILLDPASPSLELKEWIEAQGLSVTFIVNTHGHIDHIGGNAFFKEAFPSAVLAIHDGDLVYLSRPDLNLSEEVSRPFVSPLPDLLFQGETAHFLFGDTRVEVIATPGHTPGSICLFFPETMWLFSGDTLFFGSVGRTDLPGGSFRELIASLERLFARFDDQVLVLPGHGPETTIGSERKSNAYYLMYVAQK, encoded by the coding sequence ATGAAGCTTGCCTTTGAGCGTTTCGTCCTTGGGGATTTCGCCACCAACTGCTACGTCATCCACAACGGTAAGGAAGCCATTCTCCTTGACCCTGCCTCACCTTCTTTGGAGCTCAAAGAGTGGATAGAAGCGCAGGGTCTTTCGGTTACCTTTATCGTGAATACCCATGGCCATATTGACCACATCGGAGGGAACGCTTTCTTCAAAGAGGCCTTTCCTTCGGCGGTTCTGGCCATTCACGATGGGGATCTGGTGTACCTCTCGCGTCCGGACCTGAATCTCTCAGAGGAAGTTTCCCGTCCTTTCGTTTCACCCCTTCCGGATCTCCTCTTCCAGGGCGAGACGGCGCATTTTCTCTTTGGGGATACCCGGGTTGAGGTTATCGCGACTCCCGGACACACCCCGGGGAGCATCTGCCTCTTTTTCCCCGAGACCATGTGGCTCTTCAGCGGGGATACGCTCTTTTTCGGGTCTGTGGGCCGGACGGATCTCCCTGGGGGGTCATTCCGAGAACTCATCGCAAGTTTAGAACGCCTCTTTGCCCGTTTTGACGATCAAGTCCTGGTTCTCCCCGGCCATGGCCCGGAAACAACCATCGGTTCAGAACGAAAATCAAATGCCTACTACCTCATGTACGTAGCCCAAAAGTGA
- a CDS encoding GAF and ANTAR domain-containing protein has translation MREKIEALARISELITSDLYFEDILRLIVTITAQVMGSNICSLMLLDEKKKLLEVKATQSVSEAYNRKPPLRLGEGIAGLAALERRPIIVYDVKKDPRYVNKDIAEKEGLASLVSLPLVVRGRVIGVLNLYTSEPRDFTEEEIKLLTAIANQAAIVIENHRLLMESELVKEELESRKKIERAKGILMQEYGLTEEEAYRRIQRYSMNKQKSMKEVAEAIILAWEMKKK, from the coding sequence ATGCGGGAGAAAATTGAGGCCTTAGCCCGTATCAGTGAGCTCATCACCTCGGATCTCTACTTTGAGGATATCCTGCGCCTCATCGTCACCATTACCGCTCAGGTTATGGGCTCAAACATCTGTTCACTCATGCTCCTTGACGAGAAGAAAAAACTCCTCGAGGTGAAGGCCACCCAATCGGTGAGCGAAGCGTACAACCGGAAGCCTCCGCTTCGTCTTGGAGAGGGCATTGCAGGGCTTGCGGCACTCGAGCGGCGCCCTATCATCGTGTACGACGTGAAAAAAGACCCTCGCTACGTGAACAAGGACATCGCCGAAAAAGAAGGACTTGCTTCTCTTGTGAGCTTACCCCTCGTCGTTCGAGGGAGGGTCATCGGTGTTCTCAATCTCTACACCTCTGAGCCCCGGGATTTCACCGAAGAGGAAATCAAACTCCTCACCGCCATAGCCAATCAGGCGGCAATTGTCATCGAGAACCATCGCCTCCTCATGGAGAGTGAGCTGGTGAAGGAGGAACTTGAGAGCCGCAAAAAGATTGAGCGGGCCAAGGGTATCCTCATGCAGGAGTACGGGCTGACTGAAGAAGAGGCGTATCGCCGAATCCAGCGCTACAGCATGAATAAGCAAAAGAGCATGAAGGAAGTTGCCGAGGCCATTATCCTCGCCTGGGAAATGAAGAAGAAATAG
- a CDS encoding glutaredoxin family protein, producing MKSIMLYALSTCPFCKMAKRFFESQGIAYQSVDVDLLPEPEKEKTVAEVQRISGRRAFPVIVIGEEVIVGYDELRIKEALKK from the coding sequence ATGAAGTCCATTATGCTCTATGCGCTGAGTACCTGTCCTTTCTGCAAGATGGCCAAGCGGTTCTTCGAAAGCCAGGGCATTGCGTACCAGTCGGTGGACGTTGATCTCCTTCCTGAACCGGAGAAGGAGAAAACCGTTGCCGAGGTCCAGCGTATCTCGGGGAGGAGGGCTTTCCCGGTCATTGTCATTGGCGAAGAAGTCATCGTAGGATACGATGAGCTCCGTATTAAGGAGGCACTCAAGAAATGA
- a CDS encoding adenine phosphoribosyltransferase, translating to MDLAQYIRNIPDFPTPGIQFKDITTLLKRKEAFREAIHRLAEALRPAHPELVVGIEARGFIIGAPVAYLLECGFVPVRKKGKLPAETLAKTYQLEYGSATLEIHRDAIEAGQRVVVVDDLLATGGTTKAVCEMVEELGGNIVGIGFVIELEALRGRERLAKYPVVSLVKL from the coding sequence GTGGATCTTGCCCAGTACATCCGCAATATTCCCGATTTTCCCACTCCAGGAATTCAGTTCAAGGACATCACGACGCTCCTCAAGAGGAAGGAGGCGTTTCGGGAAGCAATCCATCGTCTTGCAGAAGCCCTGCGCCCAGCTCATCCTGAACTTGTGGTGGGGATTGAGGCTCGGGGTTTCATCATTGGGGCACCGGTTGCGTACCTTCTTGAGTGCGGCTTTGTTCCGGTGCGAAAGAAAGGGAAGCTCCCTGCAGAGACGTTAGCTAAGACGTACCAGCTTGAGTACGGTTCGGCGACTCTTGAAATTCACAGAGATGCCATCGAGGCTGGGCAGCGGGTAGTTGTGGTGGATGATTTGCTCGCCACAGGGGGAACGACGAAAGCGGTGTGTGAGATGGTGGAGGAACTGGGAGGAAATATTGTGGGAATCGGTTTTGTTATAGAGCTTGAAGCCCTTCGGGGAAGGGAACGGCTTGCAAAGTATCCCGTTGTTTCCCTGGTGAAGCTGTAG
- a CDS encoding 3'-phosphoesterase gives MALILVVQEHWASHHHFDLRLERNGMLKSWAVPRGIPQKPGERRLAIAVEDHALEYADFEGEIVEGYGKGKVAIWDRGFYIPEKWEEGEILFEAKGVKMQGRYALIHTQGDQWLLVKRKEKA, from the coding sequence CTGGCGCTCATCCTGGTGGTTCAGGAACACTGGGCTTCACACCACCACTTCGACCTTCGCCTTGAACGGAACGGGATGCTGAAGAGCTGGGCAGTACCTCGAGGCATACCCCAAAAACCTGGGGAACGGAGACTGGCTATCGCTGTGGAGGACCACGCCCTTGAGTACGCGGATTTCGAAGGAGAAATCGTAGAGGGCTACGGCAAGGGGAAGGTCGCCATCTGGGACAGGGGGTTCTACATCCCTGAAAAGTGGGAAGAAGGAGAAATCCTCTTTGAGGCTAAAGGCGTAAAAATGCAGGGTAGGTACGCCCTCATCCACACCCAGGGCGATCAGTGGCTGCTCGTAAAAAGAAAGGAAAAAGCGTAG
- a CDS encoding metal ABC transporter ATP-binding protein codes for MANPVIEIRNLSFAYEGTPVLEDVSLVVEQGEFVALIGPNGAGKTTLLKIILGLLPVQKGEVLVFGRPPKDLGKFRHRIGYVPQLPHFDPYFPITLREFVLTGRYGLIGVGKRPKRADWEAVEKALEVVHLEDLGEKLLGELSGGQRQRALIARALSTNPEVLLCDEPTTAVDPKGSESFYELLLRLKEEGKTILIVSHDVGVVAQYADSIACLNRTIFCHRRPEEVISEEMLEALYGKEAAFFHHGEIPHIVVRRERGEQ; via the coding sequence ATGGCGAATCCGGTCATTGAAATCCGAAATCTTTCCTTCGCCTACGAAGGGACTCCGGTACTCGAGGACGTCTCCTTGGTGGTCGAGCAAGGAGAATTCGTCGCCCTCATCGGACCAAACGGAGCGGGGAAAACAACCCTTCTCAAAATCATCCTTGGGCTTTTGCCGGTGCAGAAAGGCGAGGTTCTCGTCTTTGGGAGACCTCCCAAGGACCTGGGAAAATTTCGCCATCGCATCGGATACGTTCCCCAGCTTCCTCACTTCGACCCTTACTTCCCCATTACCCTGCGAGAGTTCGTACTCACGGGAAGATACGGGCTCATTGGGGTGGGGAAAAGGCCTAAGAGAGCTGACTGGGAAGCGGTCGAAAAAGCCCTCGAGGTAGTTCATCTTGAGGATTTGGGAGAGAAACTTTTAGGAGAGCTTTCAGGAGGGCAAAGGCAACGGGCCCTCATCGCCCGAGCCCTGAGCACAAATCCGGAAGTCCTCCTCTGCGACGAACCCACCACTGCCGTAGACCCCAAAGGCAGCGAGAGCTTCTACGAGCTCCTTTTGCGGTTGAAAGAGGAGGGGAAAACCATCCTCATCGTCTCTCACGATGTGGGGGTTGTGGCACAGTATGCCGACAGCATCGCCTGTCTGAATCGGACCATTTTCTGCCATCGAAGGCCTGAGGAGGTTATCTCTGAGGAAATGCTTGAAGCCCTCTACGGCAAAGAAGCGGCTTTCTTCCACCACGGGGAAATTCCCCACATCGTGGTCCGGAGAGAGCGTGGGGAGCAATGA
- a CDS encoding bifunctional (p)ppGpp synthetase/guanosine-3',5'-bis(diphosphate) 3'-pyrophosphohydrolase codes for MSSYHPDFDRDLVTRAYTFALQAHAGQTRLSGEPFFVHPLSVAHIVADLRMDEATIAAALLHDVLEDNESLTPEDLQREFGEEVTRLVQGVTKLNVGFSYSSKEETQVENYRRLFLAMAEDVRVIIIKLADRLHNMRTLKYQNRQKKEEIARETLEIFAPIAHRLGMYALQVELENLSLFFLDPEAYCAIQQGIERLRAEREAQIEEAKEQLAARLKRAGIEGEIQSRFKHIYSIYNKLRRQNLTLEDLPDLIALRVIVRTVDECYAVLGIVHSLWSPIEGRFKDYIAVPKSNMYQSLHTTVIGPKGLPMEIQIRTWDMHQVAEYGIAAHWKYKEGKTQGKDDGFDERMAWLRQILEWQQDLKSTREFMESLKISLFDDEVYVFTPKGDLKKLPKGSTPIDFAYLIHTEVGNTCVGARVNKKMVPLDYELKSGDIVEIITSRSSSGPSVDWLKIAKTPAARSKIRAFLRKKNQEMNRERGRELFVREMEKYSLTPEENVAVTENLNAFLEKERLKDIEDLYVAIGEGRYSARHVVNRIIPYSIRRRFQEKRKSGAVHPFREEESVIVQGVSNLVVRLARCCAPIPGDEIVAFVTQGKGITVHRKDCANLVSQDSSRFLDAEWVEDLEGHFHTGIVVEALDRPKLLADVSGAIANCQVEIRAVRAHTVGDIAHIHLVVDVRNREELEGVLKEIRKVSNVQNVKRGGVFSGR; via the coding sequence ATCTCCTCCTACCACCCTGACTTCGACCGAGATCTCGTTACCCGGGCGTACACTTTTGCTCTCCAGGCCCACGCGGGGCAAACGAGGCTTTCGGGGGAGCCTTTCTTTGTGCATCCTCTTTCGGTTGCCCATATCGTGGCGGATCTCCGGATGGATGAAGCAACTATTGCCGCTGCGCTTTTGCACGACGTCCTTGAGGACAACGAGAGTCTCACCCCAGAGGACCTCCAGAGGGAATTTGGGGAGGAAGTCACCCGCCTTGTCCAAGGAGTCACGAAACTCAACGTTGGTTTCTCGTACTCTTCTAAGGAGGAAACGCAAGTCGAGAATTACCGACGACTTTTCCTCGCCATGGCCGAGGATGTCCGGGTCATCATCATCAAGCTCGCCGATCGGCTCCACAACATGCGAACGCTCAAGTACCAGAACCGGCAAAAAAAAGAGGAAATTGCCCGGGAGACTCTTGAGATTTTCGCTCCCATAGCGCACCGCTTAGGGATGTACGCTCTCCAGGTGGAACTTGAGAACCTCTCCCTCTTTTTCCTTGACCCCGAAGCTTACTGTGCCATTCAGCAGGGGATAGAGCGGCTGAGGGCCGAGCGAGAAGCGCAGATTGAGGAAGCCAAAGAGCAGCTTGCGGCTCGTCTCAAGCGGGCAGGAATCGAGGGAGAAATTCAGAGTCGCTTCAAGCACATCTACAGCATCTACAACAAACTCCGCCGTCAGAACCTCACCCTTGAGGACCTGCCAGACCTCATCGCCCTGCGGGTCATCGTGCGCACGGTCGATGAGTGCTACGCGGTTTTGGGCATTGTCCATTCTCTCTGGAGCCCCATTGAAGGCCGCTTCAAGGACTACATTGCCGTTCCCAAATCGAACATGTACCAGTCGCTCCACACCACCGTCATCGGGCCTAAGGGGCTCCCGATGGAGATTCAGATTCGGACCTGGGATATGCACCAGGTTGCAGAATACGGCATCGCTGCCCACTGGAAGTACAAGGAAGGGAAAACCCAGGGCAAGGATGACGGATTTGACGAACGAATGGCTTGGCTTCGGCAGATTCTCGAGTGGCAGCAGGATTTGAAGAGTACCCGGGAGTTCATGGAGAGCCTGAAGATTAGCCTCTTTGACGACGAAGTCTACGTCTTTACTCCCAAGGGGGACCTGAAGAAGCTCCCCAAAGGGTCTACTCCAATCGATTTTGCCTACCTCATCCATACCGAAGTTGGCAATACCTGTGTGGGAGCCCGGGTCAACAAGAAAATGGTTCCTCTGGACTACGAGCTCAAAAGCGGAGATATCGTGGAAATCATTACTTCCCGCTCCTCTTCTGGCCCGAGTGTGGACTGGCTGAAGATTGCCAAGACCCCTGCAGCTCGGAGCAAAATTCGGGCTTTCCTTCGGAAGAAAAACCAGGAAATGAACCGGGAACGGGGTCGGGAGCTCTTCGTCCGGGAAATGGAGAAGTACTCTTTGACCCCAGAAGAGAACGTCGCTGTCACAGAGAATCTCAATGCCTTTCTTGAGAAGGAACGCTTGAAGGACATCGAAGACCTCTACGTGGCCATAGGGGAAGGACGCTACAGCGCTCGGCACGTGGTGAACCGGATTATACCCTACTCCATTCGTCGGCGCTTCCAGGAGAAGAGAAAATCTGGGGCGGTTCACCCCTTCCGGGAAGAGGAGAGCGTTATCGTCCAGGGAGTTTCCAATCTCGTTGTTCGCCTGGCTCGCTGCTGTGCCCCAATTCCAGGGGATGAGATTGTGGCCTTTGTCACCCAGGGGAAAGGAATAACGGTGCACCGCAAGGACTGCGCCAACCTCGTTTCCCAGGACTCGAGCCGTTTCCTCGATGCAGAGTGGGTGGAGGACCTTGAGGGTCATTTCCACACCGGTATTGTGGTTGAAGCCCTTGACCGGCCCAAGCTCCTTGCAGATGTTTCTGGGGCTATTGCGAACTGCCAGGTGGAGATCAGGGCTGTTCGGGCGCACACGGTTGGCGACATTGCCCACATTCACTTAGTGGTGGACGTAAGGAATCGGGAGGAGCTCGAGGGAGTACTCAAAGAGATTCGCAAAGTCTCGAATGTCCAGAATGTGAAGAGGGGAGGAGTTTTTTCCGGGCGATGA
- a CDS encoding alpha/beta hydrolase, translating to MRHLRGKERNRRKKTARPNPRSQTLPSISPLFSLFSLILPYPRKIRHHQPPFVVSLPGKERGTVEKNATIFRERKGYTIFRIFLKPDLPALFLLPQTPPPHPALFFLHHYRGSKENLVFFASEAAQRGFAVLAIDMEYHGERSVNGRDILSTDLEDDHRAFLRTFEYSLLALRFLETHEEIRRKEIFFLGVSLGALVGTVVSALYGKFRGIALVVGGGNIEILFAESMLDSIVNIRYDLQKKGVPIRDVARAFRDLDPLHAAGKITATPVFLFNATQDTIVPAECTLELYRALSAPKEIQWFHAEHNLFYLPRYRIPQRVLERFVVLRE from the coding sequence GACACTGCCTTCGATATCTCCTCTTTTCTCCTTGTTTTCCTTAATCTTACCATATCCTCGCAAAATTCGCCACCACCAGCCCCCTTTTGTGGTATCCTTACCGGGAAAGGAGAGAGGCACTGTGGAGAAGAATGCGACCATCTTCAGGGAACGCAAGGGGTACACCATCTTCCGCATCTTCCTGAAACCGGACCTCCCTGCCCTCTTCCTCCTTCCCCAAACTCCTCCTCCCCACCCTGCTCTCTTCTTCCTCCACCACTACCGGGGATCGAAGGAGAACCTCGTCTTTTTCGCCTCTGAGGCGGCGCAGAGGGGCTTTGCCGTTTTGGCCATCGACATGGAGTACCACGGGGAGCGGAGCGTAAACGGCCGGGACATTCTCTCCACGGACCTTGAGGACGACCACCGGGCCTTCCTGCGCACCTTCGAGTATTCGCTCCTTGCCCTCCGGTTCCTCGAAACCCACGAGGAAATCCGAAGGAAAGAAATCTTCTTCCTCGGGGTGAGCCTTGGGGCCCTCGTGGGCACAGTCGTCTCTGCGCTCTACGGGAAGTTCAGGGGGATTGCCCTTGTCGTTGGCGGAGGGAACATCGAGATTCTCTTTGCCGAGAGCATGCTCGACTCCATTGTGAACATCCGCTACGACCTCCAGAAAAAGGGGGTGCCAATCCGGGACGTTGCCCGGGCCTTTCGGGACCTCGACCCCCTGCACGCGGCAGGGAAAATCACCGCCACTCCCGTTTTCCTCTTCAACGCCACCCAGGACACCATTGTTCCGGCGGAATGCACCCTGGAGCTCTACCGGGCCCTTTCCGCCCCGAAGGAAATCCAGTGGTTCCACGCCGAGCACAACCTCTTCTACCTTCCCCGCTACCGCATTCCCCAGAGGGTTCTCGAGCGCTTCGTCGTCCTGCGGGAGTAA